From Diospyros lotus cultivar Yz01 chromosome 4, ASM1463336v1, whole genome shotgun sequence, a single genomic window includes:
- the LOC127800785 gene encoding SKP1-interacting partner 15 has product MDVPPIFHLPQDTLHQIFFNLPLRQIIRCRAVCKFFNQTLSTPSFLHVISTQTPPLCLIALRPPHYHRHHRHHHVSPDPTVHAFDPDQNLWLRFPLTFLPFTSPQPVASSLGLVYLWAESANSIKTLVACNPLTRQYRILPQLGSAWSSHGSVLVGPPNRVLVLCELATFYFSGHTNNWVNFSSNLPSKPRSPILVADSVLALCDVGSPWRSQWKLFSCTISTLRTSQKWARLEKHEWGEVFDILKRPRLVRGNGNKVLMVGGLRSSFSLNASCSTILILRLDLGTMEWDEAGQMPPEMFRCFQESSKFKVFGGGNRVCFSAKRLGRLALWNYSDEAGKGLWRWIDDVPGCGDGLCRGYVFEARLSALP; this is encoded by the coding sequence ATGGACGTGCCGCCGATCTTCCATCTCCCGCAAGACACCCTCCATCAGATCTTCTTCAACCTCCCCCTCCGGCAGATCATCAGGTGCCGGGCCGtctgcaagttcttcaaccagACGCTGAGCACGCCGTCCTTCCTGCACGTCATCTCCACCCAAACGCCGCCCCTGTGCCTCATCGCCCTCCGGCCGCCTCACTACCATCGTCACCACCGCCATCACCACGTGTCCCCGGATCCCACCGTCCACGCCTTCGATCCCGACCAGAACCTGTGGCTCAGATTTCCGCTCACCTTCCTCCCGTTCACCTCGCCTCAACCCGTCGCGTCGTCGCTCGGACTCGTCTACCTGTGGGCCGAATCGGCCAATTCCATCAAAACCCTCGTGGCTTGCAACCCCTTGACGCGGCAGTATCGGATCCTCCCTCAACTCGGCTCGGCCTGGTCGTCCCACGGCTCGGTCCTGGTCGGCCCTCCCAACCGAGTCCTCGTGCTTTGCGAACTCGCCACGTTCTACTTCTCCGGCCACACCAACAACTGGGTCAACTTCTCGTCCAATTTACCATCCAAGCCGCGGAGCCCGATCCTGGTCGCCGACTCTGTGCTGGCCCTCTGCGACGTCGGCTCGCCGTGGCGGAGCCAGTGGAAGCTGTTCTCATGCACGATCTCGACACTGCGGACGAGCCAGAAATGGGCTCGGCTCGAGAAGCACGAGTGGGGCGAGGTGTTCGACATCCTGAAACGGCCGCGTTTGGTAAGGGGGAACGGGAACAAGGTCCTGATGGTGGGCGGGTTGAGGTCGTCGTTCTCGCTCAACGCTTCGTGCTCGACGATTCTGATCCTGAGGCTGGATTTGGGCACGATGGAGTGGGACGAGGCCGGCCAGATGCCGCCGGAGATGTTCCGTTGCTTCCAGGAGTCGAGCAAGTTCAAGGTGTTTGGCGGCGGGAACAGGGTCTGTTTCTCGGCGAAGAGGCTTGGGCGGTTGGCCTTGTGGAATTACTCCGACGAGGCAGGGAAGGGGCTTTGGCGGTGGATCGACGACGTGCCGGGGTGCGGCGACGGGCTTTGCCGGGGATACGTGTTCGAAGCTCGGCTCTCGGCCTTGCCTTGA